From a region of the Rhinolophus sinicus isolate RSC01 linkage group LG04, ASM3656204v1, whole genome shotgun sequence genome:
- the LOC141571263 gene encoding LOW QUALITY PROTEIN: interferon alpha-5-like (The sequence of the model RefSeq protein was modified relative to this genomic sequence to represent the inferred CDS: inserted 1 base in 1 codon) has product MALPFSFLMALLVLSCHSRCSQGCDLPHNHRLLNRRALVLMAQMRRMSSFSCLKDRHDFGFPREAFGGNQLQKAQAISVIQAMTQQTFDLFRIQGSFAAWDKTLLDKFWLXLYQHVNDLEACLMQEVGVEGTPLVNEDSLLALRKYFQRITLSLQGKKYSPCAWEIVRAEIRRSFSYQ; this is encoded by the exons ATGGCCCTGCCCTTCTCCTTCCTGATGGCCCTGCTGGTGCTCAGCTGCCACTCCCGCTGCTCTCAGGGCTGTGACCTGCCTCACAACCACAGGCTGCTTAACAGGAGGGCCTTGGTGCTCATGGCACAAATGAGGAGAATGTCCTCTTTCTCCTGCCTGAAGGACAGACATGACTTTGGATTCCCCCGGGAGGCGTTTGGTGGCAACCAGTTACAGAAGGCTCAAGCCATCTCTGTCATCCAGGCGATGACCCAGCAGACCTTCGACCTCTTCAGAATACAGGGCTCCTTCGCTGCTTGGGACAAGACCCTCCTGGACAAGTTCTGGC GGCTTTATCAGCATGTGAATGACCTGGAAGCCTGTCTGATGCAGGAGGTGGGTGTGGAAGGGACGCCCCTGGTGAATGAGGACTCCCTTCTGGCCCTGAGGAAATACTTCCAGAGAATCACCCTCTCTCTGCAAGGGAAGAAATACAGCCCTTGTGCCTGGGAGATTGTCAGAGCAGAAATCAGGAGATCCTTCTCTTACCAATGA
- the LOC141571111 gene encoding interferon omega-2-like codes for MALMLSLLSALVVLSHGHGGSLGCNLTLNHDLVSNENLVLLDQMRRISLSLCLDDRKDFRFPQQAVNGSQVQRTQAISVLYEMLVQTSRVFLTEHSAAWNTTLLHQLLTGLHRQLEDLEPCLVQDVGQAESAAGKDPTLAVKRYFLGIRLYLKQKKYSDCAWEVVREEIMSSFSSSTSLQEGLRKKDGDLGSP; via the coding sequence ATGGCCCTCATGCTCTCTCTCCTTTCGGCCCTGGTGGTATTGAGCCATGGCCACGGTGGGTCTCTGGGCTGCAACCTGACTCTGAACCATGATCTGGTCAGCAATGAGAACCTCGTGCTCCTGGATCAAATGCGGAGAATCTCCCTTTCCCTGTGCCTGGATGACAGAAAAGACTTCAGATTCCCCCAGCAGGCGGTGAATGGCAGCCAGGTCCAGAGGACCCAGGCCATCTCTGTCCTTTACGAGATGCTCGTGCAGACCTCCAGAGTCTTCCTCACAGAGCACTCTGCTGCCTGGAACACGACCCTGCTGCACCAGCTCCTCACTGGACTCCATCGGCAGCTGGAAGACCTGGAACCCTGTTTGGTGCAGGACGTGGGACAGGCAGAATCTGCCGCTGGGAAGGACCCTACACTGGCCGTGAAGAGGTACTTCTTGGGCATTCGTCTCTAcctgaaacagaagaaatacagTGACTGTGCCTGGGAGGTTGTCAGAGAGGAAATCATGAGTTCCTTCTCTTCATCAACAAGCTTGCaagaagggttaagaaagaaggATGGAGACCTGGGCTCACCTTGA